Proteins encoded in a region of the Paenibacillus sp. E222 genome:
- a CDS encoding glycoside hydrolase family 43 protein: MYTRKRWSTRLFKTCKSGMIMLLGALLLFITLFPNTARAATSVYTISAFTNTSESNLYIYESYNATNYGLLKGPAYTPPANLIRDPSIMKHTDGLYYVVYTTNWSGNTIGIASSTDKVNWTFVRNITLSAPTTIAHTWAPEWFKDSNGSLNIIVSISPGNYENFKPYVITATNSTLSSTTWSAATELAGIAPNYIDTFIVKTGSTYHAFTKNETTKYIEYATAASLTGPYTFKGTGDWAGWGSWVEGPALVQLDNGSWRIYFDGYSAQKYYYSDSVDGFQTWSAKQELAGLTGLVRHMTVLKETGQPGDIRKLESYNVPGSFIRHYNYVARIDASVSPAEDAQFRIVPGLSNNAGISFEAMNYPGYYLRNNNGAIVLVKNDGSAAFSNDATFKRVSGLANASWTSYASFSNPNLYLRHYNNVLKLEAVVTALDKSDATFREVAP; this comes from the coding sequence ATGTACACAAGGAAAAGGTGGAGCACAAGATTATTCAAAACTTGTAAGTCTGGCATGATCATGCTGCTTGGAGCATTGCTTCTATTCATCACGTTGTTCCCGAATACAGCCAGAGCAGCAACAAGTGTTTACACGATTTCGGCTTTTACCAATACGAGCGAATCCAATTTGTATATCTACGAATCCTACAATGCGACTAATTACGGTTTGCTTAAAGGGCCTGCCTATACACCCCCGGCCAATCTGATCCGTGATCCCAGCATCATGAAGCATACGGATGGGCTGTATTATGTCGTTTATACCACGAACTGGTCAGGCAATACGATCGGCATCGCATCCAGTACAGATAAGGTGAATTGGACGTTTGTCCGCAATATTACCCTATCTGCACCCACCACGATTGCACATACCTGGGCACCGGAATGGTTCAAAGACAGCAACGGCAGTCTGAACATCATCGTGTCCATCTCCCCAGGCAACTATGAAAACTTCAAACCTTATGTCATCACGGCGACCAATTCAACCCTGTCTTCCACAACATGGTCTGCTGCCACAGAGCTTGCAGGCATTGCACCCAACTACATCGATACCTTCATCGTCAAGACCGGCTCAACCTATCACGCTTTCACCAAGAATGAGACCACCAAGTATATCGAATATGCTACAGCTGCTTCCCTCACCGGACCTTACACGTTCAAAGGGACAGGGGATTGGGCAGGCTGGGGCTCCTGGGTAGAGGGACCTGCGCTTGTCCAGCTGGATAACGGTTCCTGGCGAATCTATTTTGATGGTTACTCTGCACAAAAATATTATTACAGCGACTCTGTAGACGGGTTTCAGACCTGGAGTGCAAAGCAGGAGCTTGCCGGTCTGACTGGACTCGTCCGGCATATGACCGTCCTGAAAGAAACCGGACAGCCTGGCGATATCCGCAAGCTGGAGTCCTATAATGTGCCAGGCAGCTTCATTCGCCATTACAACTATGTGGCCCGAATCGATGCCAGTGTCAGTCCCGCAGAGGACGCACAGTTCCGAATCGTGCCCGGTCTGTCGAATAACGCAGGAATTTCGTTTGAGGCCATGAATTATCCGGGTTATTATCTGCGCAACAATAACGGTGCAATCGTGCTGGTGAAAAATGACGGCAGCGCAGCCTTCAGCAATGATGCCACGTTCAAACGAGTGAGTGGACTCGCAAACGCCAGCTGGACATCTTACGCTTCTTTCAGCAACCCGAATTTGTATCTTAGACATTACAATAATGTGCTGAAATTGGAAGCTGTCGTTACCGCACTCGATAAGTCAGACGCGACCTTCCGAGAGGTTGCACCATAA
- a CDS encoding amidohydrolase family protein, whose protein sequence is MFSNPDFRVFDIHAHLPYKLLLSSYKNHELVTRYGKERSERMRLTWDFPAVEEQGEEAARPLIERWVDELDKYNIAGLNFLTALDNDNLAEQISIYPDRFTGFAYHSIENEDASTELRRAVDELGLRGYKLFGPLTQIPFDSPSLDPVWTFLAERRLPVLIHFGMLGHAGGIVHHPNINPLAIFNTARAYPDIPFIIPHFGAGYFQELLHLSWSCPNVYIDTSGSNQWVRWMPYELNLETLFRKTYELLGPERIIFGTDASGFPRGYPYRYLQDQVRVCRELRFPEADIELIFGNNARHLLKLPVDKAVGSTNA, encoded by the coding sequence ATGTTCTCCAATCCCGACTTTCGAGTTTTTGATATCCATGCCCACCTGCCCTATAAACTTTTGCTTTCCTCATATAAAAACCATGAATTGGTGACGCGATATGGCAAGGAACGAAGTGAGCGAATGCGACTAACCTGGGACTTCCCGGCGGTGGAGGAGCAGGGAGAGGAAGCAGCACGGCCGTTAATCGAACGGTGGGTAGATGAATTGGACAAATACAATATTGCTGGACTTAACTTTCTGACGGCTCTGGATAATGACAATCTGGCTGAACAAATATCCATATACCCGGATCGGTTTACCGGCTTCGCTTATCATTCCATTGAAAATGAAGATGCATCCACCGAGTTGCGTCGGGCGGTTGATGAGCTCGGGTTGCGAGGATACAAGCTATTTGGTCCTCTCACCCAGATTCCCTTTGACTCCCCTTCGCTCGATCCGGTGTGGACATTTCTTGCAGAGCGGCGTCTGCCTGTGCTGATTCATTTTGGCATGCTTGGTCATGCCGGAGGCATCGTTCATCATCCCAACATCAATCCGCTTGCCATCTTTAACACGGCCCGTGCCTATCCGGATATTCCGTTCATCATCCCTCATTTTGGCGCAGGGTACTTCCAGGAACTGCTCCATCTAAGCTGGAGCTGCCCTAACGTCTACATCGACACATCGGGTTCCAATCAGTGGGTACGCTGGATGCCCTATGAGCTGAACCTGGAGACGTTATTCCGCAAAACCTACGAACTGTTGGGTCCGGAGCGAATCATCTTTGGAACGGATGCGAGCGGATTTCCGCGTGGTTATCCTTATCGTTATTTGCAGGATCAGGTGCGTGTATGCCGTGAACTTCGCTTCCCTGAAGCGGACATTGAACTCATCTTCGGAAATAACGCAAGACATCTGTTGAAGCTGCCTGTTGATAAAGCCGTTGGTTCCACCAACGCGTAA
- a CDS encoding RICIN domain-containing protein, with product MNWLKRLGTLLLAGGLLTGSLGLGSEVSAAGFYTATADPSKQYQTIEGWGTSLAWWGKVVGEYSNRDEYVEKMFSPTTGLGLNVLRYNIGGGDNPSSNVLEYRKAVPGYQPSPGVYDWNADANQRYMLQAAKSYGVNVFEAFANSAPYWMTISGNVSGAANGGNNLKPDYYDDFADYLTEVVKHFRDNWGITFDTVTPLNEPISTWWKQGNDQEGMHFDRADQNTILSQLQASLNAKGLSTKLSAPEEYSLDDTATSFNSYSSAVKSAISQINTHTYGGSNRASLRNTATSAGKHLWTSEYGDGDASGLTMSRTILKDIRNMGASAWVYWQAVDSADGWGFFKNVLNNTQTTNYTVNQKYYVMGNYSKFIRPGFKIIGMSDANTLAAYDAASGKVVLVTTNSDSSDTTVTYDLSQFTSVGSSAQVHRTSSTEKLQQLTNINLQNKKFTATAKAGSVTTYVISGATYNGSTGYESGAIYKLINRNSGLALDVNGASTAGGATIIQWNDNGAANQQWKLESAGNGYYKIRNVGSGLLLDVNQSSTQGGAALIQWQDNGGNNQQWLPVDVGGYLVLVNRNSGLTVDINQSSTTAGASTIQWEDNGGANQQWSLVKVN from the coding sequence ATGAACTGGTTGAAACGATTGGGCACCCTGCTGCTGGCAGGAGGGTTGCTGACAGGCAGTCTGGGTCTTGGCTCAGAAGTTTCCGCTGCGGGTTTTTATACAGCCACCGCTGATCCCTCGAAGCAATATCAGACCATCGAAGGTTGGGGAACGTCCCTTGCCTGGTGGGGGAAAGTGGTCGGAGAGTACTCCAATCGGGATGAATATGTGGAAAAGATGTTTAGCCCAACAACCGGACTAGGTCTGAACGTCCTGCGTTACAACATTGGAGGCGGCGATAATCCTTCGTCAAATGTTCTGGAATATCGCAAAGCCGTGCCGGGATATCAGCCTTCCCCGGGTGTGTATGACTGGAATGCAGATGCCAATCAGCGTTATATGCTCCAAGCCGCCAAATCATATGGAGTCAACGTCTTTGAAGCCTTTGCGAACTCGGCACCTTACTGGATGACCATTAGTGGAAATGTGTCCGGTGCCGCGAATGGTGGCAACAATCTCAAGCCCGATTACTATGATGATTTTGCTGATTATCTCACAGAGGTCGTGAAGCATTTCAGAGATAATTGGGGCATCACGTTCGACACCGTAACGCCGCTCAATGAACCCATCTCTACTTGGTGGAAGCAGGGCAACGATCAGGAGGGCATGCACTTTGATCGGGCAGACCAGAACACGATTCTGAGTCAGCTGCAAGCCTCGCTCAATGCCAAGGGATTATCCACGAAGCTGAGCGCGCCAGAAGAATACAGTCTGGATGACACAGCCACTTCCTTCAACAGTTACAGCAGTGCAGTGAAGTCTGCGATCAGTCAGATTAACACACATACCTATGGCGGAAGCAATCGTGCATCATTGCGGAATACAGCGACTTCTGCGGGGAAACATCTCTGGACCTCAGAATATGGAGACGGAGATGCCAGCGGACTAACAATGTCCCGCACGATCCTTAAGGATATACGCAACATGGGGGCGAGTGCTTGGGTGTACTGGCAGGCCGTAGATAGTGCGGATGGCTGGGGATTTTTCAAAAACGTACTGAATAACACGCAAACGACCAACTACACCGTGAATCAGAAATATTATGTCATGGGCAACTACAGCAAGTTTATTCGTCCTGGATTCAAGATCATTGGCATGAGTGATGCCAATACACTTGCCGCCTATGATGCTGCTTCAGGTAAAGTGGTGCTGGTGACTACCAATTCGGATTCGAGTGATACAACGGTGACGTATGATTTGAGTCAGTTTACAAGTGTTGGATCGTCGGCTCAAGTGCACCGGACATCCTCTACGGAGAAGTTGCAGCAATTGACCAACATCAACCTTCAGAATAAAAAGTTTACAGCGACCGCCAAAGCGGGCTCGGTTACGACCTATGTCATATCCGGCGCGACGTATAATGGCAGCACAGGATATGAATCCGGGGCGATCTATAAGCTGATCAATCGGAACAGTGGTCTCGCTCTGGATGTGAATGGGGCTTCCACTGCCGGGGGTGCAACGATCATCCAGTGGAACGACAATGGCGCGGCCAACCAACAATGGAAGCTGGAGTCTGCGGGCAACGGTTATTATAAAATCCGTAACGTAGGCAGTGGTCTGCTGCTGGACGTGAATCAGAGCTCTACTCAAGGAGGCGCAGCCTTGATTCAGTGGCAGGATAACGGGGGCAACAATCAACAGTGGTTACCGGTGGATGTCGGAGGATATCTTGTGCTCGTGAATCGCAATAGCGGCTTAACCGTTGATATCAACCAGAGCTCCACAACCGCCGGTGCCTCGACCATTCAATGGGAAGACAATGGCGGGGCTAATCAGCAATGGAGCCTGGTCAAAGTGAATTAG
- a CDS encoding alpha/beta hydrolase: protein MMRQDGTEPEVTLPGTAYYHMRAEQTKRDYEIKVWVPESAPPASGYPVIYLLDANAVFGTMVEAMRVQSLRPEKTGVVPAVIVGVGYTAREPFPPDRHYDFMMPVPKEELPRRPDGATWPEHGGAEAFTLFIEEQLKPDIERRYAIDRSRQSVVGHSLGGLFVLQLLLERPGTYRNYIAGSPSLHWNSAWIARQQETFASRMQDNRTEIHVLLAAGELEGSHPSGVIERSRAFTQWLNHSDASGVRADFICFEDEGHISVLPVLINRALRFASRD, encoded by the coding sequence ATGATGAGACAAGATGGAACAGAACCGGAGGTAACGTTGCCGGGAACTGCCTATTACCACATGCGTGCAGAACAGACCAAAAGAGATTACGAGATCAAAGTTTGGGTGCCGGAGAGCGCCCCGCCAGCTTCCGGATATCCCGTGATCTATCTGCTGGATGCCAATGCGGTGTTTGGTACGATGGTTGAGGCCATGCGTGTACAATCTTTACGCCCGGAGAAGACCGGGGTTGTGCCAGCAGTTATTGTTGGTGTGGGGTATACTGCCAGAGAACCCTTTCCGCCGGACAGACACTATGATTTTATGATGCCGGTTCCCAAAGAAGAATTACCCCGGAGACCGGATGGAGCAACTTGGCCGGAGCATGGCGGCGCTGAAGCATTCACCCTGTTTATCGAGGAACAATTGAAGCCAGATATTGAACGACGCTATGCCATTGACCGGAGCAGACAATCCGTTGTGGGGCACTCGCTGGGCGGATTATTTGTTTTGCAGTTGTTACTGGAACGTCCGGGAACATACCGAAATTACATTGCAGGTAGTCCGTCTCTTCATTGGAACTCAGCCTGGATCGCCCGGCAGCAAGAGACGTTTGCTTCTCGCATGCAAGATAACCGTACGGAAATTCATGTTTTACTTGCAGCAGGAGAACTGGAGGGGAGTCATCCCAGCGGGGTGATTGAACGCTCCCGAGCGTTTACTCAATGGTTGAACCATAGCGATGCAAGTGGAGTGCGCGCTGACTTTATCTGTTTTGAAGATGAAGGTCACATCTCGGTATTGCCTGTGTTGATCAACAGGGCACTGCGATTTGCATCCAGAGATTGA
- the argH gene encoding argininosuccinate lyase: MKSTSTNPTQTSGFPSQTYAEIVLEPAYNQATQHLLNPMMAVNKAHLIMLREQHIIPEQEACHIASVIQSLDVDGLRTSEYSPHVEDLFYQVEVELEKLGGPSVGNLHLARSRNDMGIAMYRMVLREKLNSTISSGLSLHRSLREFALRHIDTLMIAHTHTQQAQPTTLAHYICAVSDSLERDLNRLRSAYTGCNRSSLGAAALTTSGFPVCRDRTAELLGFDGMIENAYDAVSGVDYAGEAASVAQLAAINLGRFVQDLLLWCTQEYGALIVAAPYVQISSIMPQKRNPVSIEHARSLLSSAKGDAATALNMMHNTPFGDIVDTEDDMQPYVWRSLNTLESVYRLLSEVMDTLKVNVSLLRERAEHSFATVTELADTLVRTEGLSFRQAHSIVSRIVTQLTESGISISGLNWEVVNTAVQEIAAKPLALTFEQLEEAISPEHFVHIRHVRGGPNPEEVARALEAQALRLDTQEQWNLGTTNKLRSVDANLDLILNGWLNQT, from the coding sequence GTGAAGTCAACGTCAACGAATCCAACACAAACGTCTGGTTTTCCCAGTCAAACCTATGCCGAAATTGTACTTGAACCCGCCTATAACCAGGCCACACAGCATCTTCTGAACCCCATGATGGCCGTAAACAAAGCACATCTGATTATGCTCCGTGAACAACACATCATTCCGGAGCAAGAGGCATGCCACATCGCTTCGGTTATACAAAGTCTGGATGTGGATGGGCTCCGAACGAGCGAATATTCCCCCCACGTTGAAGATTTGTTCTACCAAGTTGAAGTTGAACTAGAGAAGCTTGGCGGACCCTCTGTCGGGAATCTGCATTTAGCCAGAAGCCGAAACGATATGGGAATCGCCATGTATCGTATGGTTCTGAGGGAGAAGCTGAACTCAACGATCTCCTCAGGGCTATCATTACATCGAAGCCTAAGAGAATTTGCATTACGTCATATCGATACCCTCATGATTGCTCACACGCACACCCAACAAGCCCAGCCGACAACACTTGCCCACTACATCTGTGCCGTTAGCGATTCCCTTGAACGGGATCTTAATCGGTTGAGATCCGCCTATACTGGCTGCAATCGCAGCAGTCTTGGTGCGGCTGCTCTCACCACTTCTGGATTTCCAGTCTGTCGAGACCGGACCGCAGAACTGCTCGGCTTTGATGGCATGATTGAGAATGCCTATGATGCCGTCAGCGGTGTGGATTATGCAGGTGAAGCCGCCTCTGTAGCCCAACTGGCAGCTATCAATCTGGGACGTTTTGTTCAGGATCTGCTGTTATGGTGCACACAGGAATATGGTGCATTAATTGTAGCTGCCCCTTACGTTCAGATTAGTTCCATCATGCCGCAAAAACGGAATCCGGTATCGATTGAACATGCCCGGTCACTGCTATCGAGTGCCAAAGGGGATGCAGCAACTGCGCTTAACATGATGCATAACACGCCCTTTGGCGACATTGTAGATACCGAAGATGATATGCAGCCCTATGTATGGAGAAGTCTGAATACGCTTGAATCCGTATATCGCTTGCTGTCCGAAGTGATGGATACCCTTAAGGTCAATGTGTCATTGCTGCGGGAACGGGCAGAGCATAGCTTCGCTACGGTTACCGAACTTGCAGATACGCTGGTCCGCACAGAAGGATTATCGTTTAGACAAGCTCATTCCATCGTGAGCCGCATTGTAACACAGCTGACGGAATCCGGTATTTCCATTTCGGGATTGAACTGGGAGGTTGTGAACACAGCGGTGCAGGAAATTGCCGCCAAGCCGCTTGCCCTAACCTTTGAGCAATTAGAGGAAGCAATATCCCCTGAGCATTTTGTACACATTCGGCATGTGCGTGGTGGACCGAATCCGGAAGAAGTGGCAAGAGCATTGGAGGCTCAAGCGCTCCGTCTTGACACACAGGAACAATGGAATCTTGGCACCACCAATAAACTCCGTTCCGTAGATGCGAATCTGGATTTAATTCTAAACGGCTGGCTTAACCAAACCTAA
- a CDS encoding carbohydrate ABC transporter permease — translation MSISAAWADTRTTLRWKRSGSLISYGLLTLGLGLMVFPFLWMISTSFKTLDEIYSLSLIPSRVTWDNYAAIFQGTPFPRWMLNSLYVAVIATVSVCVFDSITGYILAKFTFWGKQVIFVLILSTLMVPTEMLIIPWYLVSSSFNGMDTYWGILFPGLISGFGIFLMKQFMESLPSELLDAARIDGMGEWGIFLRIAVPLVRPAFATLCILTFLGSWNSFIWPLIITQSEEMFTIPVGMAFFSSEAKDSSNWVQIMTGATLSVLPLIVLFLCFQKQIIRGIATTGLK, via the coding sequence ATGAGCATATCTGCCGCATGGGCCGATACCCGAACAACACTCCGCTGGAAACGTTCCGGGTCACTGATCAGTTATGGTTTACTTACCCTCGGACTTGGGTTGATGGTGTTTCCGTTTCTATGGATGATATCGACGTCGTTCAAGACGCTGGATGAAATCTACTCTCTAAGCCTCATCCCTTCCAGAGTCACATGGGATAATTATGCGGCCATTTTTCAGGGAACCCCATTTCCCCGCTGGATGTTGAACAGCTTATATGTAGCCGTCATTGCCACGGTGAGTGTCTGCGTGTTTGATTCCATTACGGGATACATTTTGGCTAAATTTACGTTCTGGGGGAAACAGGTTATCTTTGTACTCATTCTGAGTACATTAATGGTGCCGACTGAAATGCTGATTATTCCATGGTATCTTGTATCCAGTAGTTTCAACGGCATGGACACATACTGGGGGATTTTGTTTCCAGGTTTAATATCCGGGTTTGGCATTTTTCTAATGAAGCAATTCATGGAATCCCTTCCTTCGGAATTACTGGACGCGGCACGAATTGATGGCATGGGAGAATGGGGCATTTTCCTTCGGATCGCTGTTCCGCTGGTAAGGCCAGCGTTTGCCACCCTCTGCATTCTGACATTCCTGGGCAGTTGGAATTCATTCATCTGGCCGCTCATTATTACGCAGAGTGAGGAGATGTTCACGATTCCTGTCGGAATGGCTTTCTTCTCCAGCGAGGCCAAGGACAGCAGCAACTGGGTACAGATTATGACTGGAGCAACACTTTCGGTTCTGCCATTGATCGTTCTCTTTCTGTGCTTTCAGAAGCAGATCATTCGTGGCATTGCTACAACGGGTCTCAAATAG
- a CDS encoding carbohydrate ABC transporter permease has protein sequence MRTTGVIPSRPKRRLWFGSGIGRLNYRHKQRLFIYGGLLIPLLYFVVIRILPILYSFNVSFREWGMLSPDKPFVGFDNYATLLSDSLFLKSLVNTGIYVVVGVPAQLIAGLIVALLLQQVVKLRGLFRTAYFIPYVTSVVAVSWIFRWLLMKNGIVNALFIELGLGPQSFLYSPSQAIFWIIAVMVWQNIGFQMLIFLAGLQNIPKLYYEAAAIDGATGWQRFVHITIPLLNPVMLLSVVMASIGFLQSFTQVLNMTGGGPLDSTISVVLHIYNLAFKSFDMGLASAATVILFVIIFMLTLVQLKVLGSRFQQE, from the coding sequence ATGAGGACTACCGGGGTGATTCCTTCGCGGCCGAAACGGCGTTTATGGTTCGGATCGGGAATAGGAAGACTCAATTACAGACATAAACAGCGGTTATTCATTTATGGCGGTTTGTTGATTCCGCTGCTCTATTTTGTAGTCATCCGTATCTTACCGATTCTGTATTCCTTTAACGTAAGCTTTCGCGAATGGGGCATGCTGTCACCGGATAAACCCTTTGTGGGCTTTGATAATTATGCGACGTTGCTAAGTGACTCTCTATTTCTCAAGTCGCTGGTGAACACAGGAATCTACGTCGTTGTTGGTGTACCTGCACAGTTGATTGCCGGATTAATCGTGGCTCTTCTTCTCCAGCAAGTGGTGAAGCTGCGCGGATTGTTCAGGACGGCCTACTTTATCCCTTATGTAACCAGTGTAGTCGCGGTAAGCTGGATATTCCGGTGGCTGCTGATGAAGAACGGGATAGTAAATGCCCTATTTATAGAGTTAGGTCTTGGGCCGCAATCTTTCCTGTATTCGCCCTCGCAGGCCATCTTCTGGATTATTGCGGTGATGGTATGGCAGAATATCGGGTTTCAGATGCTCATTTTCCTGGCGGGTCTGCAAAACATCCCCAAATTGTATTATGAGGCGGCTGCCATAGACGGAGCCACGGGGTGGCAGCGCTTTGTCCATATTACTATCCCTCTGTTGAACCCGGTTATGCTCCTCTCCGTCGTCATGGCAAGCATTGGGTTCCTGCAATCCTTTACCCAGGTGCTGAATATGACAGGAGGCGGGCCGTTGGACTCCACCATATCTGTTGTGCTTCATATATACAATTTGGCTTTTAAGAGTTTTGATATGGGTCTGGCCTCGGCAGCCACCGTCATTCTGTTTGTCATCATATTCATGCTGACTCTGGTTCAGCTTAAAGTGCTGGGCAGCCGTTTTCAACAGGAGTAA
- the solA gene encoding N-methyl-L-tryptophan oxidase yields MVISHSYDVIIVGAGSMGMSAGYYLARSGLKTLLIDAFDPPHSEGSHHGEPRLIRHVYSGGPDYIAMALLAQELWEELEDTTGAKLLVRSGVLNVVDPDIHSFHNRLTHADDAGIRYETLRATEIMKRWPGIEVPEHYEGMYEPDAGYLFSERCVLAFRQAAEASGATLLTHTRVEHIECSADSVGVITSAGETYYANQVILSAGAWFQTLKPFVNLPIRAVRKTVGWFDAPEALFAEDHFPGFTLAGKEGGYYGFPSIDGSGLKIGRHDTGREWTPGSTLAPFGSDETDEGDLRRLLELRMPLAAGRLKRGAVCKYEFTPDEDFIIDRHPAHNHVWLAGGFSGHGFKFASAVGKLLSDLVQTGHTDQDIGRFALSRFGSIFQGDLLS; encoded by the coding sequence ATGGTTATATCCCATTCCTATGATGTCATTATCGTTGGAGCCGGATCGATGGGCATGAGTGCAGGTTATTATCTTGCGCGCAGTGGATTAAAAACGTTGCTGATTGATGCCTTTGATCCTCCCCATTCGGAAGGCAGCCATCACGGAGAACCACGGCTTATTCGCCATGTGTACAGCGGGGGACCTGACTATATAGCGATGGCACTTCTGGCGCAGGAACTGTGGGAAGAACTGGAGGATACTACCGGGGCCAAATTGCTTGTACGTTCGGGTGTCTTGAATGTAGTTGACCCGGACATTCATTCTTTTCACAATCGTTTAACCCATGCTGACGATGCGGGGATTCGGTATGAAACCTTGCGCGCAACCGAGATTATGAAACGCTGGCCAGGCATTGAAGTCCCTGAACATTACGAGGGAATGTATGAGCCTGATGCAGGATATTTGTTCAGTGAACGCTGCGTGCTTGCCTTCCGTCAGGCAGCCGAAGCATCGGGTGCCACTCTCTTAACGCATACACGTGTGGAACATATCGAGTGCAGCGCAGATTCTGTTGGAGTCATCACATCTGCTGGCGAAACGTATTATGCGAACCAGGTCATTCTCAGTGCCGGAGCATGGTTTCAGACGCTGAAACCGTTCGTGAACCTTCCCATTCGAGCTGTACGCAAAACCGTGGGATGGTTCGATGCACCGGAGGCATTGTTCGCCGAGGATCACTTTCCCGGTTTCACGCTGGCTGGAAAAGAAGGCGGATATTATGGATTTCCGAGCATTGACGGGTCGGGTCTGAAGATTGGACGTCACGATACGGGGCGGGAGTGGACACCAGGGAGTACACTGGCTCCATTTGGCTCTGATGAGACGGATGAGGGTGATCTGCGAAGATTGCTTGAACTTCGGATGCCACTGGCAGCCGGAAGGCTGAAGCGTGGTGCGGTATGCAAATACGAGTTCACACCGGATGAAGATTTTATTATCGACCGTCACCCTGCCCATAACCATGTATGGCTGGCAGGCGGATTTTCCGGTCATGGCTTCAAATTTGCAAGTGCAGTGGGCAAACTATTGTCTGACTTGGTGCAAACAGGACATACGGATCAGGATATCGGCCGATTTGCCCTTTCCCGATTTGGTAGCATATTTCAGGGTGATCTCCTTTCTTGA
- a CDS encoding extracellular solute-binding protein: MTESGYFSFRPSKTLQFLIAGLLLLSITACSAKPSEESGSAAVTASSVQTEKEPITIEYWQYEFPAKVELINTLIQEFETEHPNIKVKQTNFPYDQYNQKVATLVPAGKGPDVINLYYGWLPKYVQSGYLQPLPESSFPGIAEAFFPFVDTAKLNGSYYALPTGVRTLGLFYNKDLFTKAGLDPEKPPTTWEELVSDAKALTETDKNGQLVTEGFAWEPGSQLHHWFRDGLLYQAGGKDTSEDRRKILWNDTPAGLEAFKYLVDFATVHKVGINGFYTDDANAFKTGHAAINVDGSYRLGSIKKDTPDLNFAVAPLPGYKGKSTQASFWANAIPANVTGEKLEAATAFLQFLISKGVQEQWVEKVGELPAQKEVALQDKYVNDPLLGPFISQLNDANAHFFIDETQERTLFVNAVDEVLLNHVPEEQAFNDLVAKTQKLYDDYWAKQDKKK; encoded by the coding sequence TTGACGGAATCCGGTTATTTTTCATTCAGGCCAAGCAAGACCCTGCAATTTTTGATTGCAGGTTTACTCTTATTGAGCATAACAGCTTGTTCAGCCAAGCCATCCGAAGAGTCTGGTTCAGCAGCTGTAACAGCTTCGAGTGTTCAGACGGAGAAAGAGCCCATCACGATTGAGTACTGGCAGTACGAATTTCCAGCCAAGGTTGAACTGATCAATACCTTAATCCAGGAATTTGAGACTGAACATCCTAACATCAAAGTCAAACAAACCAATTTTCCATACGACCAGTACAATCAAAAGGTTGCTACACTTGTTCCCGCCGGAAAAGGACCGGATGTCATCAATCTGTATTACGGCTGGCTGCCAAAATATGTGCAATCCGGTTATTTACAGCCGCTGCCTGAAAGCAGCTTTCCGGGCATCGCCGAGGCATTTTTCCCTTTTGTGGATACAGCCAAATTAAATGGAAGCTATTATGCTCTGCCTACAGGCGTGAGAACGCTGGGGTTGTTTTATAACAAGGACTTGTTCACCAAGGCTGGACTTGATCCCGAGAAACCGCCGACGACTTGGGAAGAGCTTGTCTCGGATGCCAAGGCATTAACGGAAACGGACAAAAACGGCCAGTTGGTGACAGAGGGTTTCGCGTGGGAACCGGGTTCCCAACTTCATCACTGGTTCCGAGATGGATTGTTATATCAAGCGGGAGGCAAGGATACAAGCGAGGATCGTCGGAAAATCCTGTGGAATGATACACCCGCAGGGCTTGAAGCATTCAAGTATCTGGTTGATTTTGCAACCGTGCATAAGGTGGGTATTAACGGCTTTTACACCGATGATGCCAATGCATTCAAAACCGGCCATGCCGCAATTAACGTGGATGGTTCATATCGATTGGGATCTATCAAAAAAGACACTCCCGATTTGAATTTTGCTGTCGCCCCGCTGCCAGGTTATAAAGGAAAATCCACACAGGCTTCATTCTGGGCTAATGCGATTCCAGCCAATGTTACCGGAGAGAAGTTGGAAGCAGCTACGGCCTTTTTACAGTTTTTGATCAGCAAGGGTGTTCAGGAACAATGGGTGGAGAAGGTCGGTGAACTTCCCGCACAGAAAGAAGTGGCTCTTCAGGATAAGTATGTGAATGACCCGCTGCTTGGCCCTTTTATCTCTCAACTGAACGATGCTAACGCCCACTTTTTCATTGATGAGACGCAGGAGCGTACGTTGTTTGTGAACGCTGTGGATGAGGTGCTTCTTAATCATGTGCCGGAAGAACAGGCCTTCAATGATCTGGTGGCCAAAACCCAGAAGCTCTATGACGACTACTGGGCGAAACAGGATAAGAAAAAATAA